A stretch of the Candidatus Jettenia sp. AMX2 genome encodes the following:
- a CDS encoding HAD hydrolase-like protein, with amino-acid sequence MVKLIIFDLDDTLYDCSNTLVVRGRRRVARTIAGIINCTEEEAYLLQSEIEEEYGTKVNIYEKIVAIYRLPRKYIREFLEEFIQIEISDITPFPDVITILKKLKAQGYTLALVTSGEEQIQTRKIEVLGLSGSYFDDILIARRDTPPTKKDHFRNIIQRYRVKQEEIICVGDKIDDELTAGKSLGITTVMIEHGRHYKAYVKEPEKHIKPDYFIKNISCLHNVLAMRDL; translated from the coding sequence ATGGTTAAACTTATTATCTTTGATTTAGATGATACCCTCTATGATTGCAGTAACACACTGGTGGTGCGTGGCAGGAGGCGGGTGGCCAGGACAATTGCGGGGATTATAAACTGTACAGAAGAAGAGGCATATCTTCTTCAGTCTGAAATCGAAGAAGAATATGGAACAAAGGTAAATATTTATGAGAAGATCGTCGCGATTTATCGCCTTCCCCGGAAATATATCAGAGAATTTTTAGAGGAATTTATTCAAATAGAAATTTCAGATATTACACCCTTTCCCGATGTGATAACTATCTTAAAGAAATTAAAGGCACAAGGCTATACATTAGCTCTCGTAACCTCCGGAGAAGAGCAAATACAAACAAGGAAAATTGAAGTTCTTGGACTTAGCGGTTCCTATTTTGATGATATTCTCATTGCGCGAAGAGACACCCCCCCTACCAAAAAAGATCATTTCAGGAATATCATCCAACGATACCGGGTAAAACAGGAAGAAATTATTTGCGTTGGGGATAAGATTGATGATGAGTTAACTGCAGGAAAATCTTTAGGGATAACCACGGTAATGATTGAACATGGCAGACACTATAAAGCATATGTAAAGGAACCGGAAAAACACATAAAACCTGATTATTTTATCAAAAACATTTCATGTTTACATAATGTTTTAGCTATGAGAGACTTATAA
- a CDS encoding DUF805 domain-containing protein, producing MHWYFTVLKNYALFGGRACRREFWMFMLINWLIVFALGTINGIATSAEKHYSAYPGILSRGSSVVFGLYNLAVLIPAVAVSVRRLHDTNRSGWWMLLVPAPHITLALALLTHRIPEPGGSLSSSSVILLSLTLLAFISQIVLLIFMVQDSQPGVNRYSPNPKISTL from the coding sequence ATGCATTGGTACTTTACGGTATTAAAGAACTATGCACTGTTTGGTGGCCGGGCATGCCGCAGGGAATTCTGGATGTTTATGCTCATCAACTGGCTTATTGTCTTTGCCTTGGGGACAATTAATGGAATAGCCACGTCAGCGGAGAAACATTATAGTGCATACCCTGGTATTCTGAGCAGAGGCTCTTCGGTGGTGTTCGGCCTGTATAATCTGGCTGTTTTAATTCCGGCAGTTGCGGTATCGGTACGGCGGCTTCACGACACCAACCGTAGCGGATGGTGGATGCTTCTTGTTCCGGCCCCTCATATAACCCTAGCTCTTGCCCTTCTGACACACAGGATACCGGAACCAGGTGGCAGCCTTTCGTCATCTTCTGTTATCTTGCTATCCCTCACTCTTCTTGCTTTCATTTCACAAATCGTTTTGCTTATTTTTATGGTTCAGGACAGTCAGCCAGGCGTGAACAGATACAGTCCAAATCCTAAAATTAGTACTTTATGA
- a CDS encoding 3-hydroxyacyl-ACP dehydratase FabZ family protein codes for MPQDIFIDVSTLDFNNPIKDINAIRTVIPHRYEMEQLCGILMFDIDQRIIVGYKDVTDKEFWVRGHIPGRPLMPGVMMLEAAAQLCTYYYKQTTKDDRFLGFGGIDDVKFRGKVVPGDKLILIAKNKELRSRRAVFDTQGVVNGKLVFEGIIIGMVV; via the coding sequence ATGCCGCAAGATATATTTATTGATGTAAGCACACTGGATTTTAATAATCCGATAAAGGATATAAATGCAATTCGTACTGTCATACCACACCGGTATGAGATGGAGCAGTTATGCGGGATATTGATGTTTGATATTGATCAAAGGATTATTGTAGGATATAAAGATGTCACAGATAAGGAATTCTGGGTAAGAGGGCACATTCCCGGACGTCCTCTGATGCCGGGGGTAATGATGCTGGAAGCAGCAGCACAATTGTGTACGTATTATTATAAACAGACCACGAAGGATGACCGGTTCTTGGGTTTTGGTGGCATTGATGACGTTAAATTCCGGGGGAAGGTTGTGCCTGGCGATAAACTGATCCTGATTGCCAAAAATAAGGAATTGCGTTCACGGAGGGCTGTTTTTGATACACAGGGGGTGGTGAACGGTAAGCTGGTGTTTGAAGGAATTATTATCGGAATGGTGGTATAA
- a CDS encoding BlaI/MecI/CopY family transcriptional regulator has protein sequence MNKKLKFNFNPFKEGLNQVLGTLEKDIMEILWKHGELCIKDIVDILIIGKDISYSTVITVTNRMVKKKLLRKRKIGKAYFYSPEYTKEQFLELVSKKIVKGVSEFSFHSAMAHFVDYVAELEPDKIEYFSRLIESKRKSLNTKKM, from the coding sequence ATGAACAAAAAACTGAAATTTAATTTTAACCCATTTAAAGAAGGATTAAACCAGGTACTGGGAACTCTGGAAAAAGATATTATGGAAATCCTATGGAAACATGGCGAATTATGTATCAAAGATATCGTTGATATTCTTATTATCGGCAAAGATATTTCTTATTCTACTGTTATTACGGTTACGAACAGAATGGTAAAAAAAAAGCTTCTTAGGAAAAGAAAGATTGGAAAGGCCTATTTTTATAGTCCCGAATATACCAAAGAACAATTTTTAGAACTTGTATCAAAAAAGATTGTGAAAGGCGTTTCGGAATTTTCATTTCACTCGGCAATGGCACACTTTGTTGATTATGTGGCGGAACTGGAACCTGATAAGATAGAATATTTTTCAAGACTAATCGAATCCAAAAGAAAATCTTTAAATACAAAAAAAATGTAA
- a CDS encoding M56 family metallopeptidase, which translates to MAIRKTSSILFLHYRLTHSIPPLPIKNHIKLKKALSGICANGQTVLIDASQAICAFTSGIWKPRIYLSTGICSYLTSGELLAVILHETHHKKSWDPLKLFILQLFKTIHFFLPVNNHLINLYVSASEKAADDAAINISGEPLELASALVKLSQCNTRDAQYFSVAFSKKSDITEDRLRRLLESETVFPSWRNSHLYLSSLFSLFITITICISLFYRPFPYTDTTECVTRACTMTTCELP; encoded by the coding sequence ATGGCAATCCGGAAAACCTCTTCAATTCTTTTTTTACATTATCGCCTCACGCATTCTATCCCCCCCCTGCCCATTAAGAATCATATAAAATTAAAAAAAGCTCTGTCCGGGATATGTGCCAATGGCCAAACTGTGCTTATAGATGCTTCTCAGGCAATATGCGCTTTTACCTCGGGTATTTGGAAACCCAGAATATACCTGTCCACAGGCATCTGTTCCTATTTAACCTCCGGGGAGCTTTTGGCGGTAATCCTTCATGAAACACATCATAAGAAGAGCTGGGATCCATTAAAACTATTTATTTTGCAACTTTTTAAGACCATACATTTTTTCCTTCCCGTCAATAATCACCTGATTAACCTTTATGTATCGGCATCTGAAAAAGCGGCTGATGATGCAGCCATAAATATTTCAGGAGAACCTCTGGAACTTGCAAGTGCACTGGTAAAACTATCTCAATGTAATACACGAGATGCACAGTACTTTTCAGTAGCATTCTCCAAAAAATCAGATATTACTGAAGACCGGTTGCGACGGTTACTTGAATCAGAAACTGTATTTCCCTCATGGCGGAATTCGCATTTGTATCTCTCATCTCTTTTCTCGCTTTTTATTACAATAACAATTTGTATATCATTGTTTTATAGACCTTTTCCTTATACCGATACAACTGAATGCGTGACAAGAGCATGTACTATGACAACCTGTGAATTGCCATAA
- the rpsI gene encoding 30S ribosomal protein S9, translating to MTAEQYIWGTGRRKTSIARVRLIKGNGKVVVNNVDMDKYFPIERDRGIACAPLKTSELHDEYDVLVNVRGGGITGQAGAISLGIARALSKTNPSLTESLRDQGFLTRDSRMKERKKYGQKGARKSFQWTKR from the coding sequence ATGACAGCAGAACAATATATTTGGGGTACAGGAAGACGGAAGACTTCTATTGCAAGGGTGAGACTAATCAAGGGAAACGGGAAGGTTGTGGTAAATAATGTAGATATGGATAAATATTTTCCCATAGAACGTGACCGAGGGATAGCTTGTGCTCCTCTGAAAACATCCGAACTACATGATGAATACGATGTATTGGTAAATGTAAGAGGCGGTGGTATCACTGGTCAGGCTGGAGCCATATCGTTAGGTATTGCGCGTGCATTGTCGAAAACCAACCCTTCCCTTACCGAAAGTTTGCGTGATCAGGGGTTTTTGACAAGGGACAGCAGGATGAAAGAGCGCAAAAAATACGGACAAAAGGGAGCAAGAAAGAGCTTCCAGTGGACAAAACGATAA
- the rplM gene encoding 50S ribosomal protein L13, with protein MARKEDVKRNWYIVDANEKVLGRMLTTVSRVLQGKHKPEYTPHVDVGDFVIITNANKVKLTGKKMKEKIHFYVTGYQSGLRKRMVGETLKTAPEKVLNRSVKRMLPRTRLGKAMLKKLKIYAGAEHPHQAQQPKELTIRN; from the coding sequence ATGGCTAGGAAAGAGGATGTAAAAAGGAATTGGTATATCGTTGATGCCAATGAAAAGGTCCTTGGCAGGATGTTAACAACGGTATCAAGGGTTCTTCAGGGTAAGCATAAACCTGAATATACCCCTCATGTTGATGTCGGAGACTTTGTTATTATTACCAATGCAAACAAGGTAAAACTTACCGGGAAAAAGATGAAAGAAAAGATTCATTTTTATGTAACTGGCTATCAAAGTGGTTTGCGGAAACGGATGGTTGGAGAAACCCTTAAAACAGCTCCTGAAAAAGTACTGAACCGGTCAGTAAAAAGGATGCTGCCCAGAACAAGGCTGGGTAAGGCTATGTTAAAGAAACTGAAAATTTATGCAGGCGCCGAACATCCGCATCAGGCTCAGCAACCAAAAGAACTGACTATTCGTAATTAA
- a CDS encoding NAD-dependent epimerase/dehydratase family protein — translation MRILVTGGAGFIASHLVDRLITDGHQVIVVDNLSAGKKENVNPHAQFYPVDICDAAALEEVFRKERPEIVNHHAAHVNVRKSVEMPVYDANINILGSLNLCELSKKYEIKKFIYASTGGAVYGEPLDLPVKETYPVEPLSQYGVSKHTVEHYLLVFYKLYGLNFTILRYPNVYGPRQSPHGEAGVIAIFSELILQRKRPVIFGDGTKTRDYVYVDDIIAANLLVMDSLGKGGIYNLGWGKEISDLDVFLTVKRALKSEIEPVFSQKRPGEIDHISLDSSKATKELNWRPKVTFEEGVKRATHYYQNL, via the coding sequence GTGAGAATACTGGTAACGGGCGGCGCGGGTTTTATCGCATCTCATTTGGTAGACAGGTTAATTACGGATGGTCATCAGGTAATTGTGGTGGATAATCTCTCTGCAGGGAAAAAAGAGAATGTTAACCCTCATGCGCAATTTTATCCCGTAGATATCTGTGATGCAGCAGCCTTGGAAGAGGTTTTCAGGAAAGAAAGGCCGGAGATTGTAAATCATCATGCCGCTCATGTTAACGTTCGCAAATCGGTGGAGATGCCTGTCTATGACGCAAATATAAATATTTTAGGTTCTTTAAATCTCTGTGAATTATCAAAAAAATATGAGATTAAGAAATTTATCTATGCATCAACTGGTGGCGCTGTCTATGGTGAACCACTGGATTTGCCGGTTAAAGAAACATATCCAGTTGAACCTCTTTCTCAATATGGGGTGAGCAAACACACCGTAGAGCATTACTTATTGGTTTTTTATAAATTATATGGTTTAAATTTTACGATCCTGCGGTACCCGAATGTATATGGCCCAAGACAATCTCCTCATGGCGAAGCGGGAGTTATTGCAATATTTAGCGAGTTGATTCTTCAGAGGAAACGCCCTGTTATTTTCGGTGACGGCACGAAAACAAGGGATTATGTATATGTTGACGATATTATAGCAGCAAATTTACTTGTCATGGATTCGTTAGGAAAAGGGGGGATTTATAATCTGGGATGGGGAAAGGAAATTTCCGATCTGGACGTATTCCTGACAGTCAAAAGGGCGCTTAAGTCGGAGATTGAGCCTGTATTTAGTCAAAAAAGACCAGGGGAGATCGATCATATAAGCCTGGACAGTTCAAAAGCAACAAAAGAACTCAATTGGAGACCGAAAGTCACTTTTGAAGAGGGGGTTAAACGCGCCACACACTATTACCAGAATTTATAG
- a CDS encoding acetolactate synthase large subunit, with translation MKASDLFVKCLENEGVKYIFGIPGEENIDILDSLLGSRIQFITTRHEQGAAFMADVYGRLTGKAGVCLSTLGPGATNLVTGVADANMDRAPLVAITGQASLDRMHKESHQYMDTVGMFKPITKWNTLVHTADVIPEVVRKAFKLAQMEKPGATHIDFPEDVAKADIQEQPIPLKEKIPVPHPTPETLKIAAKLVSDARYPVILAGNGVLRAHAAAALTNFANKLHIPVATTFMGKGSIPEDSPLSLHAIGLQDTDYISCGFDQSDLIIAIGYDLVEHHPQHWNPQKNKKILHIDTTPGEVDAFYNADLEVIGKISETLNHLSNLIRLKDPENIVCLLRNSVMKEHEIMHANCSFPLKPQKILCEIRQVLCPDDILLSDVGAHKLWVSRVYPVYRPNTCIISNGFASMGIALPGAIAAKLVYPERKVLAITGDGGFLMNSQEIETAVRLGVSFVTLIINDGGYGVIKSKQLNTVGRSAFVDFTNPDFVKYAESFGAKGYRVSSAHELKAVLQDAFTQQCPAVIDCPVDYSGNISLIKRVNKHL, from the coding sequence ATGAAAGCATCTGATCTGTTTGTTAAATGTTTGGAAAATGAGGGAGTCAAATATATCTTTGGGATTCCAGGAGAAGAAAATATTGATATCCTTGATTCCCTTTTAGGATCCAGGATACAATTTATCACAACCCGCCATGAACAGGGTGCGGCTTTTATGGCAGATGTTTATGGACGGCTCACAGGAAAAGCAGGTGTCTGCTTGTCCACATTAGGTCCGGGAGCAACGAATCTTGTAACCGGAGTTGCTGATGCAAACATGGACAGGGCACCACTTGTTGCTATCACAGGGCAGGCAAGCCTCGACCGTATGCATAAGGAATCTCATCAGTATATGGATACGGTTGGTATGTTTAAACCGATTACAAAGTGGAATACCCTGGTGCATACAGCAGATGTAATTCCGGAGGTCGTACGGAAGGCTTTTAAACTTGCCCAGATGGAAAAACCGGGAGCAACCCATATAGATTTTCCGGAAGATGTGGCAAAGGCAGACATACAAGAGCAGCCAATTCCTTTGAAAGAAAAGATACCGGTTCCGCATCCTACTCCGGAAACATTGAAAATTGCAGCGAAGTTAGTTTCGGATGCCCGCTATCCGGTTATCCTAGCAGGAAATGGAGTATTAAGGGCACATGCGGCAGCGGCATTGACCAATTTTGCAAATAAATTGCATATTCCTGTAGCCACAACCTTTATGGGGAAAGGATCAATTCCTGAAGACTCCCCTCTTTCTTTGCATGCAATTGGCTTGCAGGATACCGATTATATCTCGTGCGGATTTGATCAGTCAGATTTGATTATAGCGATCGGTTATGATCTCGTAGAACATCATCCTCAACATTGGAACCCGCAAAAAAACAAAAAAATCCTGCACATCGATACAACTCCCGGAGAGGTAGACGCATTTTACAATGCAGATCTGGAGGTAATCGGCAAAATCTCAGAAACGCTGAATCATTTATCCAATTTGATCAGGTTAAAGGATCCGGAAAATATTGTTTGTCTTTTACGAAATTCCGTAATGAAAGAACATGAGATTATGCATGCCAACTGCTCATTTCCGCTGAAACCTCAAAAGATATTATGCGAAATACGCCAAGTATTGTGTCCTGATGATATTCTTCTTAGTGATGTAGGGGCACACAAATTATGGGTTTCACGTGTCTATCCAGTATACAGACCGAATACATGTATTATATCCAATGGTTTTGCATCTATGGGCATTGCATTGCCAGGTGCTATCGCTGCAAAACTAGTCTATCCGGAACGTAAGGTTCTTGCTATAACCGGAGACGGTGGCTTTCTTATGAATTCACAGGAAATAGAAACGGCTGTGCGGCTCGGTGTTTCCTTTGTGACATTAATTATTAATGACGGCGGTTATGGTGTTATCAAATCAAAACAACTGAATACCGTTGGACGCTCCGCATTTGTCGATTTTACCAACCCGGATTTTGTTAAATATGCCGAAAGTTTTGGTGCAAAAGGTTATCGTGTGTCTTCAGCTCATGAGCTAAAGGCTGTCTTACAAGACGCCTTCACACAACAATGCCCTGCCGTTATCGATTGCCCTGTAGATTATTCCGGAAATATATCCCTTATAAAGAGAGTGAATAAACATCTATAA
- a CDS encoding TolC family protein, translating to MRYICLLILFFFSGTAVIAREDIDTSRKPSDNKNTVDKTGEAPPLLGLSWLIREAMEHNPEIIAAQRRFGASKEVISQAKSLEDPMITVGTFNTNFPLNVGGQTDLYRRRYSVSQKIPFPGKLRLRGEVAAEESRMSEQELRAKIQEIIALVKSTFYEFYYIDRAIEITEENRELLSKFAKIAEIKYITGKTTQRDVLAAQVELSTLSNNLIVLNEQRESVIALINTLIDRPPESTIGSPGTFEKNTLDLTMTDLERLALKNRPELKRFDYAVRRNEAKVKLSKRDYYYTDFEPMVEYMQMVGMPNMWETAVTINIPWIWSKNRSRVREAKEELSAARSDYRFINNKTLFEVKDFLVKIRSTESTVNLYEKSIIPYARQSLESARIGYEADRVDFLTLIDSVRVLLDSTLLYYRALADFEQYLANLERAVGITSNL from the coding sequence ATGCGATATATCTGTTTACTTATCTTGTTTTTTTTCTCCGGCACAGCGGTTATTGCCCGGGAAGATATTGACACATCACGGAAACCCTCGGATAACAAGAACACTGTTGATAAAACCGGTGAAGCTCCTCCCCTGCTGGGCTTATCCTGGTTAATCAGGGAGGCAATGGAACATAATCCGGAGATTATTGCAGCCCAAAGGCGATTCGGTGCTTCAAAAGAAGTGATTTCTCAGGCTAAATCTCTGGAGGACCCAATGATCACAGTCGGGACGTTTAATACGAACTTTCCTCTCAATGTCGGTGGCCAGACTGATTTATACCGAAGACGTTACAGTGTATCCCAGAAGATACCGTTCCCCGGTAAATTACGCCTCAGAGGTGAGGTTGCCGCAGAGGAATCCCGTATGTCAGAACAGGAACTTAGGGCCAAAATACAGGAAATTATTGCCCTTGTAAAATCCACATTTTATGAATTCTATTACATTGACCGTGCTATTGAAATCACAGAGGAAAACAGGGAATTGCTCAGTAAATTTGCAAAAATAGCAGAAATCAAATATATAACAGGCAAGACCACACAGAGAGACGTGCTTGCAGCACAGGTTGAATTATCTACCTTATCAAATAACCTTATCGTCTTGAACGAACAAAGGGAATCCGTTATTGCACTTATCAATACCTTAATAGACAGGCCTCCCGAATCAACCATTGGAAGTCCTGGTACATTTGAGAAAAATACCCTGGATTTAACGATGACAGACCTGGAAAGACTTGCCTTAAAAAACCGGCCGGAACTAAAAAGGTTTGATTATGCGGTGAGAAGGAATGAAGCAAAGGTAAAACTTTCAAAGAGGGATTATTATTATACCGACTTTGAACCCATGGTTGAATATATGCAAATGGTAGGAATGCCCAATATGTGGGAAACAGCAGTTACGATCAACATTCCCTGGATATGGTCCAAAAACCGTTCCAGGGTAAGAGAGGCAAAAGAGGAACTTTCTGCTGCCCGTTCAGATTACCGTTTTATCAACAACAAAACGTTATTCGAGGTAAAAGATTTTTTGGTTAAGATTCGATCCACTGAAAGTACCGTAAATCTCTATGAAAAAAGTATTATTCCTTATGCCAGACAATCATTAGAATCTGCCCGGATAGGATATGAGGCAGACCGTGTGGATTTTCTTACCTTAATCGATAGTGTAAGGGTACTTTTAGATTCAACCCTTCTCTATTACAGAGCGCTGGCAGATTTTGAACAATATCTTGCAAACCTTGAAAGGGCTGTGGGGATTACGTCAAACCTGTAG
- the glgP gene encoding alpha-glucan family phosphorylase: MNTETKIAYFSMEIGLSNDIPTYSGGLGVLAGDTIKSCADLKIPLVAVTLISKKGYFSQDIDTEGRQIEYPIDWDPARFMVRLSKRVMVHIEERKVYIQAWQYRIKSLTGGEIDVLYLDTDLEENTKADREITYFLYGGDDSYRLKQEIVLGIGGVRMLRALGYNIKKYHMNEGHASLLTLELLLKHKRDVETVWHEQWVWDIDTVRDLCVFTTHTPVEAGHDRFSYDLVQKILGDIIPLEQLKKLGGEPHLNMTLLALNLSKYVNGVAKKHGEVSKNLFPGYEICAITNGVHSFTWTCQSFRQLYDKYIPSWANEPELFVRAETIPDEEIWEAHLFAKKELIEYITKVTTTKVGIDVLTIGFARRFTSYKRADLLFSNLERLLTVCEKGKVQIIYAGKAHPKDKDGKELIKKIHQLVKINNERITVVFLKDYNIEMALKLIPGVDVWLNTPLRPREASGTSGMKASHNGVINFSILDGWWIEGHIEDVTGWSIGPKPLESSLTIIDDTSDAEDLYNKLENIIIPMYYHDKTQWIKIMKNSISKVAYYFNSHRMMRRYVTEAYLR; the protein is encoded by the coding sequence ATGAACACTGAAACTAAAATTGCCTATTTTTCAATGGAAATCGGACTCTCCAACGACATACCAACTTACAGTGGCGGTCTTGGTGTTCTTGCCGGTGATACCATAAAATCATGTGCTGACCTTAAAATACCTCTGGTGGCTGTTACACTCATATCGAAAAAGGGTTATTTCTCCCAGGATATTGATACCGAAGGCAGGCAAATAGAGTACCCTATAGACTGGGACCCGGCCAGATTTATGGTACGTTTGTCCAAGCGGGTTATGGTTCATATAGAGGAGCGCAAGGTCTATATTCAAGCCTGGCAGTATAGGATTAAAAGCCTTACAGGTGGTGAAATTGACGTACTCTATCTTGATACCGATTTGGAAGAAAATACAAAGGCAGACAGGGAAATCACTTACTTCCTTTACGGTGGCGACGATAGTTACCGTCTCAAGCAAGAAATTGTCCTTGGTATTGGCGGTGTAAGAATGCTTCGTGCACTGGGATATAACATAAAAAAATATCATATGAACGAAGGGCATGCCAGTTTGCTTACTCTCGAACTTCTTTTAAAACACAAAAGGGATGTTGAGACTGTGTGGCATGAGCAATGGGTTTGGGATATCGACACAGTAAGGGATTTATGCGTCTTTACAACACACACCCCTGTCGAGGCAGGTCATGATCGGTTTTCTTATGATCTTGTACAAAAAATTCTGGGTGATATTATTCCGCTGGAACAGTTGAAAAAACTTGGTGGTGAACCTCATCTTAACATGACACTCCTTGCGTTAAATCTGAGCAAATATGTTAACGGTGTGGCAAAAAAACACGGCGAAGTATCCAAAAATCTGTTTCCGGGATATGAGATCTGTGCAATTACCAACGGGGTTCACTCATTTACCTGGACATGTCAAAGTTTCCGGCAGTTGTATGATAAATACATACCGAGCTGGGCCAATGAACCTGAGCTGTTTGTCAGGGCGGAAACAATTCCTGATGAGGAAATATGGGAAGCACATCTTTTCGCAAAGAAAGAACTGATTGAGTATATTACAAAGGTAACTACCACAAAAGTTGGCATTGATGTACTCACCATTGGGTTTGCAAGGAGATTCACTTCCTATAAAAGGGCGGATTTACTATTTTCAAATCTGGAACGGTTATTGACGGTGTGCGAAAAAGGAAAAGTACAGATTATTTATGCCGGGAAGGCACATCCAAAAGATAAAGACGGTAAGGAACTTATAAAAAAGATTCATCAGCTTGTAAAAATAAATAACGAAAGAATTACGGTTGTCTTTTTAAAAGATTATAATATTGAGATGGCATTGAAGCTGATTCCGGGTGTGGATGTCTGGCTAAATACACCTTTGCGTCCGCGTGAAGCATCCGGTACCAGCGGTATGAAGGCATCTCACAATGGAGTAATAAACTTTAGTATCCTGGACGGATGGTGGATTGAGGGACACATTGAAGACGTTACTGGCTGGTCTATCGGGCCAAAACCTCTGGAATCATCACTTACTATCATTGACGACACATCGGATGCTGAAGACTTGTACAACAAGCTGGAGAACATTATTATCCCTATGTATTATCATGATAAAACACAATGGATAAAGATTATGAAAAATTCGATCAGTAAGGTTGCCTATTATTTTAATAGCCATCGTATGATGCGCCGGTATGTCACTGAGGCTTATCTTCGTTGA